Within Paracoccus jeotgali, the genomic segment TCCGGCGCAGCGCGGCCATGTCCATCAGATAATAGGGCGTCTGTATCGTCATGGCTTCCCCGAACGGCGATCAAGGGAAGCGGTATAGGCATTTCCCCGCCGCTTCGCAAGGAAGCCCGCAGGCAGGCCACGCCCGAACCGTCCGCCCGGGCCCGGGCAGTCAGCTTGGCCGGGGCGCGTCGGTGGGCACGGTAAAGGCCAGATAGTTCCGCTCTCCCTCGCGGAAATAGATCAGCGACTGGGTGAGATGGCCGATCAGATACCAGCCGAACCCGCCCTCGGGGTAGTCCTGCGGATCGGGGGCGGGCGCGCGCAGGCAGAGGCGCGGCAGCAGCCCGCCATCGTCGCTGACCGAGCAGACCAGCCCCTGCGGCTGGACCACGACGCCCAGGTGGATAAAGGGCGCCGGCCCCGCGCCCATGCCGCGCCCGTGCTGGGTGACGTTGTTCAGCAGTTCCGCCAGCACCAGCTCGGTCCGGCCCAGATGTTCGGGGCTGGTGGCACGGGCCAGGGCGGTGGTCATCGCCTGCAGCACCTCGCGCACCAGACGCGGGCGGGCGACGAAGCTGCGGTTGAAGGCTGCGGGCAGGGGAGAGGGATGGCTGGTCAGGGTCACCGGGCACCGGTCCTTGTCTGCGATCATGGCTGCGCCCCGAAACCGGCGTCGATGATGTCAAAGATCTGGTCCATGCGGGTCAGGCGAAACACCCGCGTCACATTGGGCGTCAAGCCGCGAAGCCGCATCCGACGCCCCTCGGGCAGGGCCTTGCGCAGGGCGATCACCGCGCCCAGGCCAGAACTGTCCAGAAACTCGACCTCGGACAGGTCGAGAATCGCATCGGGACCGGGGGCCGCCAGATGCGGCCGGACCAGATCCTTGAACTCGCCCGCGATGACCGCATCCAGACGCTTTTCCAGCATCCGGATGACGACCAGCCCGTCTTCATCTTCGACTGTCAGGTTCATTTCGCCCTCGTTACAATTGACCCTGCTCGCTTCTCTAGCGCACATTCCTTACCACCCCTTTAACGGCAGAGGCGAAGCGTGCAGACGGTCATCCTTCCCGCCCGCGCCGGGCCGATCCACGCGCGGCTCGCGGACGGGCTGCTGCGCGCGACGGGCATCCCCTATGCGCAGGCCGGGCGCTGGCAGCCGCCCAGGCCGCTGCCGCCCGGCCCGATCGACGCCCGCCACCCGGCGCCGGCCTGCCCGCAGCTTGCGGTCGAGCGGCTGGACGCGATCATGCCCCACCCGTTCCGGGGGCTGAGCTTCAGCGAGGACTGTCTGCATCTGTCGGTCACAGCCCCGCCGCAGGCGCAGGCCGCGCCGGTCATGGTCTGGCTGCATGGCGGCAGCTACGAATCGGCGGCGGGGGATATGGCGGTGTTCGACCCTGCCGCCCTGGTGCGCGAGCAGGGGGTCGTGGTGGTGGCGGCGACGCATCGGCTGGGGCTGCTGGGGTGGCTGGCGCATGACGGGCGGCCCGCCAATCTGGGGGCGCTGGACGTCATCGCGGCGCTGGCGTGGATCGCGGGGAACATCGCCGCATTCGGTGGCGATCCGCAGCGGGTGACGCTGTTCGGGCAATCCTCGGGCGGCGATCTGATCGCGCGTTTGCTGACCGCGACGGCGGCGCGGGGGCTGTTTCATCGCGCCATCATCCAAAGTGCGCCGGTGCATCTGGGCCTGCGCAACACGGCGATGAAGCCTGTCATGCGCCGCAAGGCCGCCGGGCTGGCCCATGACGCGCCGCTGCCTGCGATCCTGTCGCGGCAGGCGCGCATCCGCCGCGCGGTGCGGCGGTTCGGGCTGGCCGGGCAGATGCCCTTTGGCCCCGAATTCGGCGCCGCGCCCTTTCCGCCCGAAGCGGACCTGCCCCGCGCCCATGCCGAGGCCGCGCCGGGACTGCCCCTGCTGATCGGCCATGTCCGGGCCGAGGCGCAGCTGTTCCTGCCGCCGCAGCCGCGACCCGCCATCGAGCCGCTGCGGCGCGGGATGGTGCGGCTGCTGACCCGCCGCCTTTATGCGCGGCCGGCGCGGCAGTTCGCGGCGCATCACCACGCCGCGGGCGGCGCGGTCGGGCGCTATGTGATCGACTGGGGCGCGGGGCCGTGGGGCGGGACGCATCTGGCCGAGCTGCCGCTGCTGTTTCCCGGTCCGGACTGGCTGCAGACGCCCCTGCTGCCGGTGGGGATGGATCTGGACCGGCTGACCGCGCTCGGCGCGCCCTTGCGGCGGATCTGGGCCGAGTTCGCGCGGACCGGCCAGCC encodes:
- a CDS encoding ATP-binding protein, translating into MIADKDRCPVTLTSHPSPLPAAFNRSFVARPRLVREVLQAMTTALARATSPEHLGRTELVLAELLNNVTQHGRGMGAGPAPFIHLGVVVQPQGLVCSVSDDGGLLPRLCLRAPAPDPQDYPEGGFGWYLIGHLTQSLIYFREGERNYLAFTVPTDAPRPS
- a CDS encoding STAS domain-containing protein, whose amino-acid sequence is MNLTVEDEDGLVVIRMLEKRLDAVIAGEFKDLVRPHLAAPGPDAILDLSEVEFLDSSGLGAVIALRKALPEGRRMRLRGLTPNVTRVFRLTRMDQIFDIIDAGFGAQP
- a CDS encoding carboxylesterase family protein, with amino-acid sequence MQTVILPARAGPIHARLADGLLRATGIPYAQAGRWQPPRPLPPGPIDARHPAPACPQLAVERLDAIMPHPFRGLSFSEDCLHLSVTAPPQAQAAPVMVWLHGGSYESAAGDMAVFDPAALVREQGVVVVAATHRLGLLGWLAHDGRPANLGALDVIAALAWIAGNIAAFGGDPQRVTLFGQSSGGDLIARLLTATAARGLFHRAIIQSAPVHLGLRNTAMKPVMRRKAAGLAHDAPLPAILSRQARIRRAVRRFGLAGQMPFGPEFGAAPFPPEADLPRAHAEAAPGLPLLIGHVRAEAQLFLPPQPRPAIEPLRRGMVRLLTRRLYARPARQFAAHHHAAGGAVGRYVIDWGAGPWGGTHLAELPLLFPGPDWLQTPLLPVGMDLDRLTALGAPLRRIWAEFARTGQPQPQRIGGVLRLVTGAQAGQAMPPRKR